A genomic segment from Sulfuritalea hydrogenivorans sk43H encodes:
- a CDS encoding alpha/beta fold hydrolase, with protein MEHFFAPAGGIKLHCVAEGAADAPLMLFIHGFPEFWYAWKSQLEEFGADHRAVAFDLRGHNLSDKPEGVAAYRHKPLLEDLRQLIEHLQADRTDKSCILVAHDWGGAIAWTFAVAFPQYVKKLVIINAPHTVPFARALASDPVQQEASHYMLLLRHAKAERVLEANNYERLLKMFSRTADGHCALSDEEIPLYREAWSQPGALTCALNLYRASPLYPPTPDDPGAAALKLDPATLTVRVPTLVIWGEADTALGTVLLDGLEEVVPDLRVKRIPEGSHWVIHEQPRQVNAAIRAFLREG; from the coding sequence GTGGAACACTTCTTCGCGCCGGCGGGCGGCATCAAGCTGCACTGCGTTGCGGAAGGCGCCGCCGACGCCCCGCTGATGCTGTTCATCCACGGTTTCCCGGAGTTCTGGTACGCGTGGAAAAGCCAGCTCGAAGAGTTCGGCGCGGACCACCGCGCCGTGGCCTTCGACCTGCGCGGCCACAACCTTTCCGACAAGCCCGAAGGCGTCGCCGCCTATCGCCACAAGCCGCTGCTGGAAGACCTGCGACAACTGATCGAACACCTGCAGGCGGATCGCACCGACAAATCCTGCATCCTCGTCGCCCACGACTGGGGCGGCGCGATTGCCTGGACCTTCGCCGTCGCGTTTCCGCAGTATGTGAAGAAGCTGGTCATCATCAACGCGCCGCACACCGTGCCCTTCGCCCGGGCATTGGCAAGTGACCCGGTGCAGCAGGAAGCCAGCCACTACATGCTGCTGCTGCGCCACGCCAAGGCCGAGCGCGTGCTCGAAGCCAACAATTACGAGCGCCTGCTGAAAATGTTCAGCCGCACCGCCGACGGCCACTGCGCGCTTTCCGACGAGGAAATCCCGCTCTACCGCGAGGCCTGGTCGCAACCCGGTGCACTGACGTGCGCACTCAACCTCTACCGCGCCTCGCCGCTCTATCCGCCGACGCCGGATGACCCCGGTGCAGCCGCCCTCAAGCTCGACCCGGCGACGCTGACGGTGCGCGTGCCGACGCTGGTGATCTGGGGCGAAGCCGACACCGCGCTGGGTACCGTGCTGCTCGACGGACTCGAAGAAGTCGTGCCCGACCTGCGCGTCAAGCGCATCCCCGAGGGCAGCCACTGGGTGATCCACGAGCAGCCGCGGCAGGTGAATGCGGCGATACGGGCTTTCCTGCGGGAAGGCTGA
- a CDS encoding MaoC family dehydratase yields the protein MTTPTKTYKYYWEDFPAGSVREFGGKTMTAEEIMDFARQFDPQPFHLSEEAGKNSLFGGLCASGWHTCALAMRMMCDAYLLESASLGSPGLENIRWLKPVRPGDTLHVRSVVLEARPMDSKPHVGLLRTRWEMINQNNEEVMQMEGYGMFRRRDVAKPDASA from the coding sequence ATGACGACCCCGACCAAGACCTACAAATACTACTGGGAAGATTTCCCCGCCGGCAGCGTGCGCGAGTTCGGCGGCAAGACCATGACCGCCGAAGAAATCATGGATTTCGCCCGCCAGTTCGACCCGCAGCCCTTCCATCTTTCCGAGGAAGCCGGCAAGAACAGCCTGTTCGGCGGCCTCTGCGCCAGCGGCTGGCATACCTGCGCGCTGGCCATGCGCATGATGTGCGACGCCTACCTGCTGGAATCGGCCAGCCTCGGCTCGCCGGGGCTGGAAAACATCCGCTGGCTGAAGCCGGTGCGCCCCGGCGACACCCTGCACGTGCGCTCCGTGGTGCTCGAAGCGCGCCCGATGGACAGCAAGCCCCATGTCGGCCTGTTGCGCACGCGCTGGGAGATGATCAACCAGAACAACGAGGAAGTGATGCAGATGGAAGGCTACGGCATGTTCCGCCGGCGCGACGTGGCGAAACCAGACGCATCCGCATGA
- a CDS encoding acyl-CoA dehydrogenase family protein, producing the protein MDFNYTEEQLALQDTLRRFIAKDYAFEHRRALAKSADGFDREAWKTFADFGILALPFHEDFGGLNGNAVDSMLVMEMLGRGLALEPYVSTVVLCGGLIRDAGSAAQKEELLPAIAGGELMLALAHHEAGGRYEPDRIATTATASGSGWQLDGTKAVVLGAPSADKLIVSAKDGKGLSLFLVDARADGVTLRAYPTQDGARAADIRLANVTVGAEALIGTAGKALPAIERAIDYANAAFCAEAVGIMSALNEVTLEYLKTRKQFGVPIGKFQALQHRMADMVIATEQARSMATLAAVRADSTDAAERSRAVAAARAYIGTQARFVGQQAVQLHGGMGVVDELNVGHYFKRLTMIGLTFGDVDFHLGRFSDTLLAA; encoded by the coding sequence ATGGACTTCAACTACACCGAAGAACAACTCGCGCTGCAGGACACCCTGCGTCGTTTCATTGCCAAGGACTACGCCTTCGAACACCGTCGCGCGCTGGCGAAATCCGCCGACGGCTTCGACCGCGAGGCCTGGAAAACCTTCGCCGACTTCGGCATCCTCGCCCTGCCCTTCCACGAGGATTTCGGCGGACTGAATGGCAACGCGGTCGACAGCATGCTGGTCATGGAAATGCTCGGCCGCGGCCTCGCGCTGGAGCCCTATGTGTCTACCGTGGTGCTCTGCGGCGGACTGATCCGCGATGCCGGCAGCGCCGCGCAGAAGGAAGAACTGCTGCCCGCCATCGCCGGCGGCGAACTGATGCTGGCGCTGGCCCACCATGAAGCCGGCGGCCGCTACGAACCCGATCGCATCGCCACCACCGCCACGGCATCCGGCAGCGGCTGGCAGCTAGACGGCACCAAGGCCGTGGTGCTGGGCGCGCCTTCGGCCGACAAGCTGATCGTCTCGGCGAAGGACGGCAAGGGTCTCTCGTTGTTCCTGGTCGACGCCAGGGCCGACGGCGTCACGCTGCGCGCCTATCCGACGCAGGATGGTGCGCGCGCCGCCGACATCAGGCTGGCCAATGTCACCGTCGGCGCCGAGGCGCTGATCGGCACGGCCGGCAAAGCGCTGCCGGCCATCGAACGCGCCATCGACTACGCCAACGCGGCGTTCTGCGCCGAAGCCGTCGGCATCATGTCGGCGCTCAACGAAGTGACGCTGGAATACCTCAAGACCCGCAAGCAGTTCGGCGTGCCGATCGGCAAGTTCCAGGCGCTGCAGCACCGCATGGCCGACATGGTGATCGCCACCGAGCAGGCGCGCTCGATGGCCACGCTGGCCGCGGTGCGCGCCGACTCGACCGATGCCGCCGAGCGCAGCCGCGCCGTGGCCGCCGCGCGTGCCTACATCGGCACGCAAGCCCGCTTCGTCGGCCAGCAGGCGGTGCAACTGCACGGCGGCATGGGCGTCGTCGACGAACTCAACGTCGGCCATTACTTCAAGCGCCTGACCATGATCGGCCTGACTTTCGGCGATGTGGATTTCCACCTCGGACGTTTCAGCGATACCCTGCTCGCCGCATGA
- a CDS encoding class I adenylate-forming enzyme family protein produces MSPTGLIEQPFATYAELIREQARTRPGHPALIQDRRSVSFATLDAMMDRVAATLQRDGIRPTEAVAICAGASLEYAAVFLGALRAGVAVAPLAPSSTPQSLADMAANAEAELMFVDAATARELAAVRADIKARFIALDDSTGGEAFSRWLAPAGSVPTPVQVRPEWPFNIIYSSGTTGTPKGIVQPHGMRWSHVQRARRQGYGPGSVTVIATPLYSNTTLVSFFPTVTLGGTVVLMAKFDAAKYLALAEKHRATHTMLVPVQYQRLMAHPDFDRHDLSSFRMKLCTSAPFPAALKADILKRWPGGLVEYYGMTEGGGTCILAAHEHPDKLATVGTPAEGHDMRLIDEAGHEVARGEIGEVVGHSPAMMSGYHRQPDKTREAEWYAPDGKRFIRTGDVGRFDEDGFLTLMDRKKDMVISGGFNVYPSDLEAVLIQHPAVSEAAVVGVASERWGETPVAFVTLRVGAGSLCVPGNPLRGQATAKCTTDELREWANAQLGKTQRLAAVEIVDALPRSAIGKILKRELRDSFAPAEPL; encoded by the coding sequence ATGAGCCCGACCGGCTTGATCGAACAGCCCTTCGCCACGTACGCGGAACTGATTCGCGAACAGGCGCGCACCCGGCCCGGACATCCGGCGCTGATCCAGGACCGGCGCAGTGTTTCCTTCGCCACGCTGGATGCGATGATGGATCGCGTCGCCGCGACGCTGCAGCGCGACGGCATCCGCCCCACCGAGGCGGTGGCGATCTGCGCCGGCGCCTCGCTCGAATATGCCGCCGTGTTTCTCGGCGCCCTGCGCGCCGGCGTGGCGGTAGCGCCGCTGGCGCCGTCCTCGACGCCGCAAAGCCTGGCCGACATGGCGGCCAATGCCGAAGCGGAATTGATGTTCGTCGACGCCGCGACGGCGCGGGAACTCGCTGCGGTCCGCGCCGACATCAAGGCGCGCTTCATCGCCCTCGACGACAGCACGGGCGGCGAAGCCTTTTCACGCTGGCTGGCGCCCGCCGGCAGCGTGCCGACGCCGGTGCAAGTTCGCCCCGAGTGGCCCTTCAACATCATCTATTCCTCGGGCACCACCGGCACGCCCAAGGGCATCGTGCAGCCTCATGGCATGCGCTGGTCCCACGTCCAACGAGCGCGGCGGCAGGGCTACGGACCTGGCTCCGTAACCGTGATCGCCACGCCGCTCTACTCCAACACCACGCTGGTCAGCTTCTTCCCCACCGTCACGCTGGGCGGCACGGTGGTGCTGATGGCGAAATTCGATGCCGCGAAGTACCTGGCGCTGGCCGAGAAGCACCGCGCCACCCACACCATGCTGGTACCGGTGCAGTACCAGCGCCTGATGGCGCATCCCGATTTCGATCGACACGACCTGTCCAGCTTCCGCATGAAGCTGTGCACCAGCGCGCCGTTCCCGGCGGCGCTCAAGGCCGACATCCTCAAGCGCTGGCCGGGCGGCCTGGTCGAGTACTACGGCATGACCGAAGGCGGCGGCACCTGCATCCTCGCCGCCCACGAGCACCCGGACAAACTCGCCACCGTCGGCACCCCGGCCGAGGGCCACGACATGCGCCTGATCGACGAGGCCGGGCACGAAGTCGCGCGCGGCGAGATCGGTGAAGTGGTGGGCCATTCGCCGGCCATGATGAGCGGCTACCACCGCCAACCGGACAAGACCCGCGAGGCCGAGTGGTATGCGCCCGACGGCAAGCGCTTCATTCGCACGGGGGATGTCGGCCGCTTCGACGAAGACGGCTTCCTGACGCTGATGGACCGCAAGAAGGACATGGTCATCTCGGGCGGCTTCAACGTCTATCCGAGCGACCTCGAAGCGGTGCTGATCCAGCATCCCGCCGTAAGCGAGGCCGCCGTGGTCGGCGTTGCCTCGGAACGCTGGGGCGAGACGCCGGTAGCTTTCGTGACCTTGAGAGTCGGCGCTGGCTCGCTTTGCGTACCTGGGAATCCGCTTCGCGGGCAGGCAACGGCGAAATGCACGACCGATGAGCTGCGCGAATGGGCCAATGCACAACTCGGCAAGACCCAGCGCCTTGCCGCCGTCGAGATCGTCGACGCCCTGCCGCGCAGCGCCATCGGCAAGATACTCAAGCGCGAACTGCGCGACAGCTTCGCTCCAGCTGAACCGCTCTGA
- a CDS encoding PaaI family thioesterase: protein MSDTIPEGFKLLKRGGGFLSSLGPWYYRIDETKGGERGQLVLAIRVEDRHCNIRHIAHGGFLVTMVDSALGVVVSSSREPAQPIVTVSLTTNFVTSAEPGDWVEAHVDIDRIGGRLAYASCTLRTGNRTIMTGSGVFALMPPVVPKEQPDG from the coding sequence ATGAGCGACACCATTCCGGAAGGCTTCAAGCTGCTCAAGCGCGGCGGCGGTTTTCTCTCCAGCCTCGGTCCCTGGTACTACCGCATCGACGAAACCAAAGGCGGCGAGCGCGGCCAGCTGGTGCTCGCGATCCGCGTCGAGGACCGCCATTGCAACATCCGCCACATCGCCCACGGCGGCTTCCTCGTCACCATGGTCGACTCGGCGCTGGGTGTGGTTGTCTCCAGTTCGCGCGAGCCGGCGCAGCCCATCGTCACGGTCAGCCTCACCACCAACTTCGTCACCAGTGCCGAGCCCGGCGACTGGGTCGAGGCCCATGTCGACATCGACCGCATCGGCGGCCGCCTGGCCTATGCCAGTTGCACGCTGCGCACCGGAAATCGCACCATCATGACCGGCAGCGGCGTGTTTGCGCTGATGCCACCGGTGGTGCCGAAAGAGCAGCCCGACGGCTGA
- a CDS encoding 2-phosphosulfolactate phosphatase: MQKIHVLLKKEELDAQRLEGKVVVVLDILFATSSIVTALAHGASEVIPTLDGRAAQEAAKTFPEGSYVLSGELNADTLPGFVHPTPKALLAEGIAGRRLIYCTTNGTVALAKSKGAAYVYAAALLNGRAVVEHIVANHPESTILIVCSGSADNFNLEDFYGAGYLVSLFRHRAADADFSDAALAAELLHDHCDGLDALRRARVGRMMLARKLDEEVAFAAQESCYDVVPLLQDGVLRPI, translated from the coding sequence GTGCAAAAAATCCACGTCCTGCTGAAGAAGGAAGAACTCGACGCCCAGCGCCTCGAAGGCAAGGTGGTGGTGGTGCTCGACATCCTGTTCGCCACCTCGTCGATCGTCACCGCGCTGGCCCACGGCGCCAGCGAAGTCATCCCCACCCTCGATGGCCGCGCCGCGCAGGAAGCGGCGAAGACCTTTCCGGAAGGCTCCTATGTGCTGTCCGGCGAACTCAACGCCGACACGTTGCCCGGCTTCGTGCATCCGACTCCCAAGGCGCTGCTCGCGGAAGGCATTGCCGGCCGCCGCCTGATCTACTGCACCACCAACGGCACCGTCGCGCTGGCCAAGTCGAAAGGCGCCGCGTACGTCTATGCCGCCGCGCTGCTCAACGGCCGCGCCGTGGTCGAACACATCGTCGCGAACCATCCGGAGAGCACCATCCTGATCGTCTGCTCCGGATCCGCCGACAACTTCAACCTGGAAGACTTCTACGGCGCCGGCTACCTGGTTTCGCTGTTCCGTCACCGTGCCGCCGACGCCGACTTCTCGGATGCGGCACTTGCCGCCGAACTGCTCCACGACCACTGCGACGGCCTCGACGCGCTGCGCCGCGCCCGCGTCGGCCGCATGATGCTGGCGCGGAAACTCGATGAAGAAGTCGCCTTCGCCGCACAGGAGAGTTGCTACGACGTGGTACCGCTGCTGCAGGACGGCGTGCTGCGGCCCATCTGA
- a CDS encoding acyl-CoA dehydrogenase, with amino-acid sequence MNAIINRRDLEFQLFEVLDTESLTARPRYAEHSKETFLAVLDTAEAMATEKFAPHNRKADEHEPTFDGQRVSMIPEVKEALKAFCDAGFIAAAHDFERGGMQLPVVMTQAAFSLFKSANVGTAAYPFLTIGNANVIHRFGSEAQKKKYLEPLLTGRFFGTMALTEPQAGSSLSDITTTATPNADGSYSLSGNKIFISAGDHELSENIVHLVLAKIPGGPPGVKGISLFIVPKFRVNDDGTLGQKNDVTLTGLIHKMGYRGTTSTMLAFGEKEQCVGELVGEPHKGLSYMFHMMNEARIGVGMGAVMLGYRGYLASLAYAQERPQGRAPTNKNPVDPQISIIEHADVRRMLLAQKAYVEGGYALCLYCARLVDETKVGAGETAIQEAGLLLDLLTPIAKSWPSQWCLEANSLAIQIHGGYGYTREYPVEQFYRDNRLNPIHEGTHGIQALDLLGRKAIMNNGAAMKLFAAEVQKTIAEAKADPALAGYAAELGTALGDVASTLQAIGPVLASNPTLALANAVLFLEAFGHTVLAWIWLRQALAAQRGLQRGAAADAAFYHGKLAACRWFYRWELPKTRQWHELLRSLDDTTLTMKPESF; translated from the coding sequence ATGAATGCCATCATCAACCGCCGCGACCTCGAATTCCAGCTGTTTGAGGTGCTCGACACCGAGTCGTTGACCGCCCGTCCGCGTTACGCCGAACACAGCAAGGAAACCTTCCTCGCCGTGCTCGACACCGCCGAGGCCATGGCGACCGAAAAGTTCGCGCCGCACAACCGTAAGGCCGACGAACACGAACCGACTTTCGACGGTCAGCGCGTGAGCATGATCCCCGAGGTCAAGGAGGCGCTGAAGGCCTTCTGCGACGCCGGCTTCATCGCCGCCGCGCACGACTTCGAACGCGGCGGCATGCAGTTGCCGGTGGTCATGACCCAGGCCGCCTTCTCGCTGTTCAAGAGCGCCAACGTCGGCACCGCCGCCTACCCCTTCCTCACCATCGGCAACGCCAACGTCATCCACCGTTTCGGCAGCGAGGCGCAGAAAAAGAAATACCTGGAGCCGCTGCTCACCGGCCGCTTCTTCGGCACCATGGCGCTGACCGAGCCGCAGGCCGGGTCGAGCCTGTCCGACATCACCACCACGGCAACGCCCAATGCCGACGGCAGCTACTCGCTCAGCGGCAACAAGATTTTCATTTCCGCCGGCGATCACGAACTGTCGGAAAACATCGTGCATCTGGTGCTGGCCAAGATTCCCGGCGGACCGCCGGGAGTCAAGGGCATCTCGCTGTTCATCGTGCCGAAATTCCGCGTCAATGACGACGGCACATTGGGGCAGAAGAACGACGTGACGCTGACGGGCCTGATCCACAAGATGGGTTATCGCGGCACCACCTCGACCATGCTGGCCTTCGGCGAAAAGGAACAATGCGTCGGCGAACTGGTGGGCGAGCCGCACAAGGGCCTGTCCTACATGTTCCACATGATGAACGAGGCCCGCATCGGTGTCGGCATGGGCGCCGTGATGCTGGGCTACCGTGGCTACCTGGCTTCGCTGGCCTACGCACAGGAACGTCCGCAGGGCCGCGCGCCGACCAACAAGAATCCGGTCGATCCGCAGATATCGATCATCGAGCACGCCGACGTGCGCCGCATGCTGCTGGCGCAGAAGGCCTACGTCGAGGGCGGCTATGCGCTGTGCCTGTATTGCGCACGGCTGGTCGATGAGACGAAAGTCGGCGCTGGCGAGACGGCGATTCAAGAAGCCGGCCTGCTGCTCGACCTGCTGACGCCGATCGCCAAATCATGGCCCTCGCAGTGGTGCCTCGAAGCCAACAGCCTGGCGATCCAGATCCACGGCGGCTATGGCTACACCCGCGAATACCCGGTCGAACAGTTCTACCGCGACAACCGCCTCAACCCCATCCATGAAGGCACCCACGGCATCCAGGCGCTGGACCTGCTCGGACGCAAGGCGATCATGAACAATGGCGCGGCGATGAAGCTGTTCGCCGCCGAGGTGCAGAAGACCATTGCCGAAGCCAAAGCGGACCCGGCCCTGGCCGGATACGCCGCCGAACTCGGCACAGCGCTCGGCGACGTCGCAAGCACCCTGCAAGCCATCGGCCCGGTACTGGCAAGCAACCCGACGCTGGCACTGGCCAACGCCGTGCTCTTCCTCGAAGCCTTCGGCCACACGGTGCTGGCCTGGATCTGGCTGCGCCAGGCACTGGCGGCGCAACGCGGATTGCAACGAGGCGCAGCCGCCGACGCGGCCTTCTATCATGGCAAACTCGCCGCCTGCCGCTGGTTCTATCGCTGGGAACTGCCCAAGACGAGGCAATGGCATGAACTGCTGCGCAGCCTCGACGACACCACCCTGACCATGAAGCCGGAGAGCTTCTAA
- a CDS encoding PaaI family thioesterase, translated as MSARDPLIPADPDFAAAIRRGTLGMPIARFFGVEFTDIRPGHLEAVLPYRDELSYRPGHFQGTAVSAVAYFAATSALSTLLAADRIGLTLDQNVKFLAPAVGEKLVARGRVISAGHSISVGASDVYAVKDGKETLCATAQVTVRNVDRKKLEG; from the coding sequence ATGTCCGCCAGAGACCCCTTGATTCCCGCCGACCCCGATTTCGCCGCGGCCATCCGCCGCGGCACGCTGGGCATGCCGATCGCACGCTTTTTCGGTGTCGAGTTCACCGACATCCGACCCGGTCATCTCGAAGCTGTGCTGCCCTATCGCGACGAACTCAGCTACCGCCCCGGCCACTTCCAGGGCACAGCCGTATCCGCCGTCGCCTACTTCGCCGCCACCTCGGCGCTGTCCACCCTGCTGGCCGCCGACCGGATCGGCCTGACGCTGGACCAGAACGTCAAGTTCCTCGCCCCCGCTGTCGGCGAGAAGCTGGTGGCACGCGGCCGCGTGATCAGCGCCGGCCATTCGATCAGCGTCGGCGCCTCGGATGTCTATGCGGTAAAGGACGGCAAGGAAACGCTCTGCGCGACGGCGCAGGTCACCGTGCGCAATGTCGACCGCAAGAAACTGGAAGGCTGA
- a CDS encoding crotonase/enoyl-CoA hydratase family protein, whose translation MEFSTLEVSLDAGVATIALNRPDKANAMSEPMWYEIEQAMEWLDTTAEARVGVLVGRGKYFTSGIDLSLLMGLGAKIEDDCDGRRREKLRRLILKLQDTLTSIERCRKPVLAAVHGACIGGGMDLITACDMRYCSANAYFTVKEIDVGMTADVGTLQRLPRLIGEGMARELAYTGRKVDGTEAQQMQLVNRCFETPEALEAGVMEIARTITAKSPLSIRGCKEMITYGRDHSVADGLNYIATWNAAMLMSKDLFEAGAANMQKRDPVFKD comes from the coding sequence ATGGAATTCAGCACCCTCGAAGTCAGCCTCGACGCCGGCGTCGCCACCATCGCGCTGAACCGGCCGGACAAGGCCAACGCCATGAGCGAGCCGATGTGGTACGAAATCGAGCAGGCCATGGAGTGGCTCGACACCACAGCCGAAGCCCGCGTCGGCGTGCTGGTCGGCCGCGGCAAGTATTTCACCTCGGGCATCGACCTCTCACTCTTGATGGGCCTCGGCGCCAAGATCGAGGACGACTGCGACGGCCGCCGCCGGGAAAAGCTGCGCCGCCTGATCCTCAAGCTGCAGGACACCCTGACTTCCATCGAGCGCTGCCGCAAGCCGGTACTGGCCGCCGTGCATGGCGCCTGCATCGGCGGCGGCATGGACCTGATCACCGCCTGCGACATGCGCTACTGCTCGGCCAATGCGTACTTCACGGTCAAGGAAATCGACGTCGGCATGACCGCCGACGTCGGCACCCTGCAGCGCCTGCCGCGCCTGATCGGCGAAGGCATGGCGCGCGAACTGGCCTACACCGGGCGCAAGGTCGACGGCACCGAAGCGCAGCAGATGCAACTGGTCAACCGTTGCTTCGAAACCCCCGAGGCACTCGAGGCCGGCGTCATGGAAATCGCGCGGACCATCACCGCCAAGTCGCCGCTGTCCATCCGCGGCTGCAAGGAGATGATCACCTACGGCCGCGACCACTCGGTGGCCGACGGCCTCAACTACATCGCCACCTGGAACGCCGCGATGCTGATGTCGAAGGACCTGTTCGAAGCCGGCGCGGCGAACATGCAGAAGCGCGATCCGGTGTTCAAGGACTGA
- a CDS encoding acyl-CoA dehydrogenase family protein — protein MDLNFTAEEQAFREEVRSFLRAELPPATSSKVLGGKRLEKGDYVAWQKILHKRGWGAVAWPTAFGGTGWNAVQQHIFDEECADAGAPMQLPFGLKMVAPVIMAFGNPAQQQHYLPRIIDGTDWWCQGYSEPGSGSDLASLKMRAVREGDHYVVNGQKTWNTLGQYADWIFCLVRTSTEGRQQEGISFLLIDMKTPGIEVRPIIMLDGEHEINEVWFEDVKVPVQNLIGEENKGWTYAKFLLGHERTGIAGVGRSKRELKKLKDIARKETANGRPLIEDQRFRDRIAQVELELMALEITNLRVISAEGEKKRAPGPEASILKIKGSEIQQMLTELKMQALGHYALPYVHDALYADWQGDPLMEHYGDHAGPLSGQYFNVRKTTIYGGSNEIQKNIISQMILGL, from the coding sequence ATGGATCTCAATTTCACTGCCGAAGAGCAGGCTTTCCGGGAAGAAGTGCGCAGCTTTCTGCGTGCCGAATTGCCCCCCGCCACCAGCAGCAAAGTGCTCGGCGGCAAGCGTCTGGAAAAGGGCGATTACGTCGCCTGGCAGAAGATACTGCACAAGCGGGGCTGGGGCGCCGTGGCCTGGCCCACCGCCTTCGGCGGCACCGGCTGGAACGCCGTGCAACAGCATATTTTCGACGAGGAATGCGCCGACGCGGGCGCCCCGATGCAACTCCCCTTCGGCCTGAAAATGGTGGCGCCGGTGATCATGGCCTTCGGCAATCCGGCGCAGCAGCAACACTATCTGCCGCGCATCATCGACGGCACAGACTGGTGGTGCCAGGGTTACTCCGAACCGGGTTCCGGTTCCGACCTGGCGTCGCTCAAGATGCGCGCTGTTCGCGAAGGTGATCATTACGTGGTCAACGGCCAGAAAACCTGGAACACGCTCGGCCAGTACGCCGACTGGATTTTCTGCCTGGTCCGCACCAGCACCGAAGGCCGCCAGCAGGAAGGCATTTCCTTCCTGCTGATCGACATGAAGACGCCGGGCATCGAAGTGCGCCCGATCATCATGCTCGACGGCGAACACGAGATCAACGAAGTCTGGTTCGAGGACGTCAAGGTTCCGGTGCAGAACCTGATCGGCGAGGAAAACAAGGGCTGGACCTACGCCAAGTTCCTGCTTGGCCACGAGCGCACCGGGATCGCCGGCGTCGGCCGCTCCAAGCGCGAGTTGAAGAAGCTGAAGGACATCGCCAGGAAGGAAACAGCCAACGGGCGGCCGCTGATCGAGGACCAGCGTTTCCGCGACCGCATCGCGCAGGTCGAACTCGAACTCATGGCGCTGGAGATCACCAACCTCCGCGTGATTTCCGCCGAGGGCGAGAAGAAGCGCGCACCGGGACCGGAGGCCTCGATCCTCAAGATCAAGGGCTCCGAAATCCAGCAGATGCTGACCGAGCTGAAAATGCAGGCGCTGGGCCACTATGCCCTGCCCTACGTCCACGACGCGCTGTACGCCGACTGGCAGGGCGACCCGCTGATGGAGCACTACGGCGACCATGCCGGGCCGCTTTCGGGCCAGTACTTCAACGTCCGCAAGACCACCATCTACGGCGGCTCCAACGAAATTCAGAAAAACATCATCTCGCAGATGATTCTGGGACTCTGA
- a CDS encoding enoyl-CoA hydratase codes for MTHPNILVTDNDGVFSIEISRREKKNAITGDMYRAMSAALCHAREQHHVRVVLIRGQDDLFTAGNDLGDFLHRKAGDPSAAIPFLHLLSAFEKPLVAAVAGNAVGIGTTMLLHCDLVYVADNTLFQLPFVNLALCPEAGSSLLLPRVAGHQRAAELLLLGEPFDAATACSAGFVNRVVAAGQLMDTALAAAKKLAALPAQSLAVTKALMKRPPERSAIEAMDEEVIFFSDLVAAPAAKEIFSAFLEKRTPDPAKIHGHKP; via the coding sequence ATGACCCACCCCAACATCCTAGTCACCGACAACGACGGCGTCTTCAGCATCGAGATCAGCCGCCGCGAGAAAAAGAACGCCATCACCGGCGACATGTACCGCGCCATGAGCGCTGCACTGTGTCATGCACGTGAACAGCATCACGTCCGTGTCGTGCTGATTCGCGGCCAGGACGACCTGTTCACCGCCGGCAACGACCTGGGCGACTTCCTGCACCGCAAAGCCGGCGACCCCAGCGCGGCGATTCCCTTCCTGCATCTGCTGTCCGCCTTCGAGAAGCCGCTGGTGGCTGCCGTCGCCGGCAATGCCGTGGGCATCGGCACGACGATGCTGCTGCACTGCGACCTGGTCTATGTCGCGGACAACACGCTGTTCCAGCTGCCCTTCGTCAATCTCGCGCTGTGCCCCGAGGCCGGCTCCAGCCTCCTGCTGCCGCGCGTCGCCGGCCACCAGCGGGCCGCCGAACTGCTGCTGCTGGGTGAGCCCTTCGACGCCGCGACGGCCTGCTCCGCCGGCTTCGTCAATCGCGTGGTCGCCGCCGGACAATTGATGGACACGGCGCTGGCCGCAGCGAAGAAACTCGCCGCGCTGCCGGCCCAATCGCTGGCCGTGACCAAGGCGTTGATGAAGCGCCCGCCCGAGCGCAGCGCCATCGAGGCCATGGACGAGGAGGTCATTTTCTTCTCCGACCTGGTCGCGGCCCCCGCCGCCAAGGAAATCTTCAGCGCCTTCCTCGAAAAGCGCACCCCCGATCCGGCAAAAATTCACGGACACAAGCCATGA